The following are encoded in a window of Arcobacter arenosus genomic DNA:
- a CDS encoding ATP-binding protein: MKDVFKRLITDFIEKNITGIISRDYQIPLNSKKIISLIGVRRSGKSSILFDIVHNLRKTTPRENIIYINFEDDRLYPLELKSLDLLLESYFELYPNKKNEKIYLFLDEVQVVENWEAYVRRIYDNENISIYITGSSAKLLSSEIATSLRGRTISYEIFPFSFKEYLRYKQIDINIHSSKSLSFIKNALETYLIDGGFAETINEDNTISRKILSDYLELIVYKDIVDRYNITNRSLLKTLNKYCFTNIATLISFNKLYNEFKSQGFKLSKDTIFNYVSHLEDAYTLFSVPIYRNSIKEEQRNPKKIYAIDNGFKKIYDYAIGEDKSKLYENIVFLHLRNQTKEIYYFKEKQEVDFYAKIEGKEFLVNVSVKIENEKTKQRETKGLLEAMNYFDLNESYLITQDEDETIQIEDKKIFVLPLYKFLLEV; the protein is encoded by the coding sequence ATGAAAGATGTTTTTAAAAGACTTATTACAGATTTTATTGAAAAAAATATTACAGGAATTATCTCTAGAGATTATCAAATACCATTAAATAGTAAAAAAATTATCTCTTTAATTGGTGTAAGACGAAGTGGAAAAAGTAGTATTTTATTTGACATAGTACATAATTTACGAAAAACGACTCCAAGAGAAAATATCATATATATAAATTTTGAAGATGATAGGCTATATCCTTTAGAGTTAAAATCTTTGGATTTACTACTAGAAAGCTATTTTGAACTATATCCAAATAAAAAAAATGAAAAGATATATCTTTTTTTAGATGAAGTTCAAGTTGTAGAGAATTGGGAAGCTTATGTTAGAAGAATCTACGACAATGAAAACATATCAATCTATATAACAGGTTCTAGTGCCAAGCTTCTATCTTCTGAAATAGCAACTAGTTTAAGAGGAAGAACTATAAGTTATGAGATATTTCCATTTTCCTTTAAAGAATATTTACGATATAAACAAATAGACATAAATATCCACTCTTCAAAATCTTTGTCATTTATCAAAAATGCCCTTGAAACTTATCTTATAGATGGTGGCTTTGCAGAAACAATAAATGAAGATAACACCATAAGTAGAAAAATCTTAAGTGACTATCTTGAACTAATAGTTTACAAAGATATAGTTGATAGATACAATATTACAAACAGAAGTCTACTTAAAACTTTAAATAAGTACTGCTTTACAAATATTGCTACATTAATTAGCTTCAACAAACTTTATAATGAGTTTAAATCACAAGGATTCAAGCTCTCAAAGGATACTATTTTTAACTATGTTTCACATTTAGAAGATGCTTATACACTTTTTAGTGTACCAATTTATAGAAACTCCATAAAAGAGGAACAGAGAAATCCAAAAAAAATATATGCTATAGATAATGGTTTTAAAAAAATATATGACTATGCAATAGGTGAAGATAAAAGTAAACTCTATGAAAATATAGTATTTTTGCATCTTAGAAACCAAACTAAAGAGATATATTACTTTAAAGAAAAACAAGAAGTTGACTTTTATGCCAAGATAGAAGGCAAAGAGTTTTTAGTAAATGTTAGCGTTAAAATAGAAAATGAAAAAACAAAACAAAGAGAAACAAAAGGACTTCTTGAAGCTATGAATTACTTTGATTTAAATGAAAGTTATCTAATAACACAAGATGAAGATGAAACAATACAAATAGAAGATAAAAAGATATTTGTATTACCACTTTATAAATTTCTATTAGAGGTATAA
- a CDS encoding DsrE family protein: MKKKKENLLIIISTDNIDSILKFPLLYGGVSIPRGYWKRVHIMFWGASIKTVISKKKLRKKIIELQKANVEFSSCIVCAEEYKAVKKLEKINVPCVHTGELLNEALQNDKKWATLTV, encoded by the coding sequence ATGAAAAAGAAAAAAGAGAATTTATTAATTATAATCTCAACAGATAATATTGATTCAATACTAAAATTCCCACTTTTATATGGTGGAGTTTCTATTCCAAGGGGATATTGGAAAAGAGTTCACATTATGTTTTGGGGAGCTTCAATTAAAACTGTAATTTCAAAAAAGAAGCTTAGAAAAAAAATTATAGAACTACAAAAAGCTAATGTTGAATTTAGTTCTTGTATAGTTTGCGCAGAAGAATACAAAGCAGTTAAAAAATTAGAAAAGATAAATGTCCCTTGCGTTCATACGGGAGAGCTTTTAAATGAAGCTTTACAAAACGATAAAAAATGGGCAACCCTAACGGTATAA
- a CDS encoding FAD-dependent oxidoreductase, whose amino-acid sequence MQEKMKIAIIGAGIAGSTAAIYLGKLGLDVTLFERGNSIVSGPPFCHLHAGGNLYREISDEACVTLLKESIELLRMYPQVIDYRPTVLAIPTVDNGEAKDLFKRLDILKEEYKKLVNEDSKNQVLGKVEDYYKVYTKEELKKLKEKKTVKKPKSFDEWMIPVAKNVDLNKIKDTLIMVQEYGLNIFRLSASAKMILDEMSNVKIKLNTTVSNIIEDESLKNFVIEFKNNELINEQRFDYIINAAGFRTGKIDDMLKVKAKRLVEFKSAYVSKWTDCDTIWPEVIFYGTRGTPQGMAQFTPYPNGHFQIHGMTEEITLFKNGLAKSCENSSQPKLEKKFVKKITQGWEKSDIENRTKSAINYIKQFIPSFKNVEVASKPLYGAQQIPGDEVSLRTADVCFESERYARCEIVKASSVLTMSDMIIKSLIELSILPSDVYKNRTQIFDKFQDREKLDSLSKEIAKQRDYPEELAMLINDKKLN is encoded by the coding sequence ATGCAAGAGAAGATGAAAATCGCAATTATTGGTGCAGGAATAGCAGGTAGTACAGCGGCAATTTATTTGGGAAAATTAGGCCTTGATGTAACTTTATTTGAAAGGGGTAACTCAATAGTTAGTGGTCCTCCTTTTTGCCATCTTCATGCAGGTGGTAACCTTTATCGAGAAATATCAGATGAAGCTTGTGTGACTTTATTAAAAGAATCAATTGAATTATTAAGAATGTACCCACAAGTAATTGACTACAGACCTACAGTTTTAGCCATCCCAACCGTTGATAATGGAGAGGCAAAAGATTTATTTAAAAGACTTGATATTTTAAAAGAAGAGTATAAAAAACTTGTAAATGAAGATAGTAAAAATCAAGTTTTAGGGAAAGTTGAAGATTATTATAAAGTTTATACTAAAGAAGAATTAAAAAAATTAAAAGAGAAAAAAACAGTAAAAAAACCTAAAAGTTTTGATGAATGGATGATACCTGTTGCTAAAAATGTAGACCTTAATAAAATAAAAGATACCTTGATAATGGTACAAGAGTATGGTTTAAATATTTTTAGACTCAGTGCAAGTGCTAAAATGATTTTAGATGAAATGTCAAATGTAAAGATTAAACTAAATACTACAGTTTCCAATATTATAGAAGATGAAAGTCTAAAAAATTTTGTAATTGAATTTAAAAATAATGAATTAATAAATGAACAAAGATTTGATTATATAATCAATGCAGCAGGTTTTAGAACAGGTAAGATTGATGATATGCTTAAAGTAAAAGCTAAAAGATTAGTTGAGTTTAAATCGGCATATGTTAGTAAATGGACTGACTGCGATACTATTTGGCCTGAAGTTATTTTTTATGGAACAAGGGGTACCCCTCAAGGAATGGCTCAATTTACTCCATATCCAAATGGTCATTTTCAAATACATGGGATGACAGAAGAGATAACCCTTTTTAAAAATGGTTTAGCAAAAAGTTGTGAAAATAGTTCCCAACCAAAGTTAGAAAAAAAATTTGTGAAAAAGATTACCCAAGGTTGGGAAAAATCTGATATTGAAAATAGAACAAAAAGTGCAATTAATTATATTAAACAATTTATTCCAAGTTTCAAAAATGTAGAGGTTGCCTCAAAGCCTTTATATGGAGCACAACAAATTCCAGGTGATGAGGTTAGTTTAAGAACTGCAGATGTATGTTTTGAAAGTGAAAGATATGCAAGATGTGAGATTGTAAAAGCTTCATCAGTTTTAACCATGAGTGATATGATAATCAAAAGTTTAATAGAACTTTCTATTCTTCCAAGTGATGTTTATAAAAATAGAACTCAGATTTTTGATAAGTTTCAAGATAGAGAAAAATTAGATTCATTATCAAAAGAGATTGCAAAACAAAGGGATTATCCCGAAGAGTTAGCAATGCTTATAAATGACAAAAAACTTAATTAG
- a CDS encoding ABC transporter ATP-binding protein, translated as MIQIDIKKQLYGSNGQMLLDVNLEIEKGDFIALSGLSGSGKTTLLRILAGLEEGSGIIKIDDKIWLDDKIKLPTQKREIGFVFQDYALFPNMTVLENLLYVKKDLDLANHLLEITELSELKKRLPNMLSGGQKQRVSLCRALMNRPKLLLMDEPLSALDPAMRTKLQNEILQLHKEFETTTIMVSHDPSEIYRLSNRVLVLNQGKIIDDGDAKKVLLKTTGSAKFSFEGELLEIVKMDVIYVAIVSIGQQLVEIVISQEEATNLVIGQKVNVSTKAFAPIIS; from the coding sequence ATGATACAAATAGATATAAAAAAACAGCTTTATGGCTCAAATGGTCAGATGCTTTTAGATGTAAACCTTGAGATAGAAAAAGGTGATTTTATAGCATTAAGTGGTTTAAGTGGAAGTGGCAAAACAACACTTTTAAGAATACTTGCAGGACTTGAAGAGGGTTCTGGAATAATTAAAATAGATGATAAAATTTGGTTAGATGATAAAATTAAACTTCCAACACAAAAAAGAGAAATAGGATTTGTCTTTCAAGATTATGCACTATTTCCAAATATGACCGTTCTTGAAAATCTACTTTATGTAAAAAAAGATTTAGACTTAGCTAATCATCTACTTGAAATAACAGAACTATCTGAACTAAAAAAAAGACTTCCAAATATGTTAAGTGGGGGACAAAAACAGCGAGTTAGTTTATGTAGAGCTTTGATGAACAGACCAAAACTTTTACTTATGGATGAGCCTTTATCTGCTTTAGATCCAGCTATGAGAACAAAACTTCAAAATGAGATATTACAACTTCATAAAGAGTTTGAGACAACTACGATTATGGTAAGCCATGACCCAAGTGAAATATATAGATTGAGTAATCGGGTTTTAGTTTTAAATCAAGGAAAAATAATCGATGATGGAGATGCTAAAAAAGTACTTCTAAAAACAACAGGAAGTGCTAAATTTTCCTTTGAAGGTGAACTTTTGGAGATAGTTAAAATGGATGTGATTTATGTGGCAATTGTATCTATTGGGCAACAATTAGTTGAAATTGTTATTAGCCAAGAGGAAGCTACTAACCTTGTAATTGGGCAAAAAGTAAATGTAAGTACAAAGGCCTTTGCTCCAATAATCTCTTAA
- a CDS encoding phosphoglycolate phosphatase — protein MKLENKKLIIFDFDGTLIDSAPDLTEAVNYMREKLHMEPVPIESVRLWIGNGASKLVKRALCGNIVVDKEKFNEEVFTRALGYFFDHYSLNVAKNTTLYEGVEETLEELKEKKYSFAIATNKPHEFIEPILEKFELKSYFKLYLGGNSVEKKKPDPMMLLRICEELGYTVEESVMIGDSKNDILSAKNANMDSIAMTYGYNYDEDIKIYEPNIICDKFKQLNEVL, from the coding sequence ATGAAACTAGAAAATAAAAAACTAATAATATTTGATTTTGACGGAACTTTGATTGATAGTGCCCCTGATTTAACAGAGGCAGTTAATTATATGCGTGAGAAACTTCATATGGAGCCTGTTCCTATTGAAAGTGTAAGGCTATGGATTGGAAATGGCGCTTCAAAACTTGTAAAAAGAGCCTTATGTGGCAATATAGTTGTAGATAAAGAAAAATTCAATGAAGAGGTTTTTACAAGGGCATTAGGGTATTTTTTTGACCATTATTCACTAAATGTTGCCAAGAATACAACCCTTTATGAGGGAGTGGAAGAGACTTTAGAAGAGTTAAAAGAGAAAAAGTATAGTTTTGCCATAGCTACAAATAAACCCCATGAATTTATTGAACCAATTTTAGAAAAATTTGAATTGAAATCCTATTTTAAACTTTATCTTGGTGGAAATAGCGTTGAGAAAAAAAAGCCAGACCCAATGATGTTACTTAGAATTTGTGAAGAGTTAGGTTATACAGTGGAAGAAAGTGTGATGATTGGAGATTCTAAAAACGATATTTTGTCAGCAAAAAATGCAAATATGGATTCTATTGCCATGACTTATGGTTATAACTACGATGAGGATATAAAAATTTATGAACCAAATATAATATGTGATAAATTCAAGCAGTTAAATGAGGTTTTATAG